A window of Oncorhynchus kisutch isolate 150728-3 linkage group LG10, Okis_V2, whole genome shotgun sequence contains these coding sequences:
- the LOC109898151 gene encoding thrombopoietin receptor isoform X2: MDLNLCVWLWTILCWVDVLGTRDGAVPHLSKKDVLLLADDANPKCFTRTQYDFTCFWEMPDNKSYDFFYSNDDREEKRCNLILQRTEEGKVLHVCSFPPSDVFLFTFTHIRVTEGSSNYTLYARTVSVEDQVLLDPPVNVSLHPTGQTGQFQVEWHTPREWENNMQYGIRYSSQSLRERTELIKPVRSQIHSLVSLAPGEVVSVQLRVKPNGYSEKETSGHWSDWSVPKTAMVPQSAADISLLCHTSDLQNITCQWNGQAYRDDTYTIYYKLGSSFHGAESTGIRVKLSAGPATPRRTFYTEPFRLNNSIQTAPPGRLRGQWEKGRLCLKWDTPLLALSVHLMYQHRYQPREETVWKLVILPGPETSTCLDIQTGVQYYIQVRARPNGSVYAGYWSDWSPRLTVDTPSDIGALISCIPLMMLGVSVVFISMFSGYLSKLKQYLWPPVPNLDKVLHGFLTDINGQTWDPPFNIKQCSEETPACVVEIMSEKEAPGRGMLPLLLSPEQGTSGGEEESLPTLVLEVSPDYVTLTTDDVIPRLGGNEYVYDGEVGAESQSLWVGGEEVLQVRCHCSITRSSSFPSSTSTTDILNHSYLLLAEHPIKRLDYPGQQGAPQGSRVYVNLEDTSSANTNA, translated from the exons ATGGATCTCAATCTCTGCGTCTGGCTCTGGACCATATTATGCTGGGTggatgttctggggaccagggatGGGGCTGTCCCTCATCTGTCAAAGAAAG ATGTTCTGCTGTTGGCGGATGATGCAAATCCAAAGTGTTTTACCAGGACACAGTATGACTTCACCTGTTTCTGGGAGATGCCAGACAACAAGTCTTATGACTTCTTCTATAGTAACGATGA tcgGGAGGAGAAGAGGTGTAATCTGATTctccagaggacagaggaggggaaaGTCCTCCATGtctgctccttccctccctctgatGTCttcctgttcaccttcacacacaTCAGAGTGACGGAGGGCAGCTCCAACTACACACTATACGCACGCACGGTCAGCGTCGAGgaccagg tTCTCCTGGACCCCCCTGTGAATGTATCCCTTCACCCGACAGGGCAGACTGGGCAGTTCCAGGTGGAGTGGCACACACCCAGAGAGTGGGAGAACAACATGCAGTATGGGATACGTTACTCCTCCCAGAGCCTGAGGGAGAGAACTGAACTG ATAAAGCCAGTGAGGTCCCAAATCCACAGCCTGGTCTCTCTGGCGCCAGGGGAGGTGGTCAGCGTCCAGCTGAGGGTCAAACCCAACGGCTACAGCGAGAAAGAGACCAGTGGTCATTGGAGCGACTGGTCGGTCCCCAAAACTGCCATGGTTCCTCAGAGTGCAG CTGATATCTCATTGTTGTGCCACACTTCTGACCTGCAAAACATCACCTGCCAATGGAATGGGCAGGCCTACAGAGATGATACCTACACCATATACTACAAGTTGGGATCCAG TTTCCATGGAGCAGAGTCCACTGGGATACGGGTCAAACTCAGCGCTGGTCCTGCTACTCCCAGGCGGACCTTCTACACTGAGCCTTTCAGACTCAACAACAGCA TTCAAACAGCCCCCCCTGGGAGGCTGAGGGGACAATGGGAGAAGGgcaggctgtgtctgaaatgggacACACCCTTATTGGCCCTGTCTGTCCACCTGATGTACCAGCACCGCTACCAGCCTCGAGAGGAGACTGTCTGGAAG ctgGTGATCCTGCCGGGCCCAGAGACCAGTACCTGTCTGGACATTCAGACTGGAGTTCAGTACTATATCCAGGTCAGAGCCAGACCCAACGGGTCAGTCTACGCTGGCTACTGGAGCGACTGGTCACCCCGACTCACTGTGGACACGCCTTCAGACATAG GTGCCCTCATCTCCTGCATCCCTCTCATGATGCTCGGTGTATCAGTCGTCTTTATCTCCATGTTCTCTGGGTATCTCAG TAAGCTCAAACAGTATCTGTGGCCACCAGTCccaaaccttgacaaagtactcCACGGCTTCCTGACAGATATCAACGGACAGACTTGG GACCCTCCCTTCAACATCAAGCAGTGTTCAGAGGAGACCCCAGCTTGTGTCGTGGAGATCATGTCTGAGAAGGAGGCTCCAGGCAGAGGGATGCTTCCTTTACTACTCTCCCCAGAGCAAGGCACTTctggtggggaggaggagagcctgcctaccctggtcctggaggtcAGTCCGGACTATGTGACCCTGACCACGGATGACGTCATCCCCCGTCTCGGAGGGAACGAGTACGTGTACGATGGGGAGGTGGGGGCAGAGTCTCAGAGCCTGTGGGTGGGGGGAGAGGAGGTGCTCCAGGTGAGGTGTCACTGCTCCATTACTAGGTCCTCCAGCTTCCCATCATCCACCAGTACCACGGACATCCTCAACCACTCCTACCTACTGCTGGCCGAGCACCCCATTAAGAGACTGGACTATCCAGGGCAGCAGGGCGCCCCCCAGGGCAGCAGGGTCTATGTCAACCTGGAGGACACAAGCTCAGCAAACACAAATGCCTGA
- the LOC109898151 gene encoding thrombopoietin receptor isoform X1, whose amino-acid sequence MDLNLCVWLWTILCWVDVLGTRDGAVPHLSKKDVLLLADDANPKCFTRTQYDFTCFWEMPDNKSYDFFYSNDDREEKRCNLILQRTEEGKVLHVCSFPPSDVFLFTFTHIRVTEGSSNYTLYARTVSVEDQVLLDPPVNVSLHPTGQTGQFQVEWHTPREWENNMQYGIRYSSQSLRERTELIKPVRSQIHSLVSLAPGEVVSVQLRVKPNGYSEKETSGHWSDWSVPKTAMVPQSAADISLLCHTSDLQNITCQWNGQAYRDDTYTIYYKLGSSESEGWRECMQNENISYHCSFHGAESTGIRVKLSAGPATPRRTFYTEPFRLNNSIQTAPPGRLRGQWEKGRLCLKWDTPLLALSVHLMYQHRYQPREETVWKLVILPGPETSTCLDIQTGVQYYIQVRARPNGSVYAGYWSDWSPRLTVDTPSDIGALISCIPLMMLGVSVVFISMFSGYLSKLKQYLWPPVPNLDKVLHGFLTDINGQTWDPPFNIKQCSEETPACVVEIMSEKEAPGRGMLPLLLSPEQGTSGGEEESLPTLVLEVSPDYVTLTTDDVIPRLGGNEYVYDGEVGAESQSLWVGGEEVLQVRCHCSITRSSSFPSSTSTTDILNHSYLLLAEHPIKRLDYPGQQGAPQGSRVYVNLEDTSSANTNA is encoded by the exons ATGGATCTCAATCTCTGCGTCTGGCTCTGGACCATATTATGCTGGGTggatgttctggggaccagggatGGGGCTGTCCCTCATCTGTCAAAGAAAG ATGTTCTGCTGTTGGCGGATGATGCAAATCCAAAGTGTTTTACCAGGACACAGTATGACTTCACCTGTTTCTGGGAGATGCCAGACAACAAGTCTTATGACTTCTTCTATAGTAACGATGA tcgGGAGGAGAAGAGGTGTAATCTGATTctccagaggacagaggaggggaaaGTCCTCCATGtctgctccttccctccctctgatGTCttcctgttcaccttcacacacaTCAGAGTGACGGAGGGCAGCTCCAACTACACACTATACGCACGCACGGTCAGCGTCGAGgaccagg tTCTCCTGGACCCCCCTGTGAATGTATCCCTTCACCCGACAGGGCAGACTGGGCAGTTCCAGGTGGAGTGGCACACACCCAGAGAGTGGGAGAACAACATGCAGTATGGGATACGTTACTCCTCCCAGAGCCTGAGGGAGAGAACTGAACTG ATAAAGCCAGTGAGGTCCCAAATCCACAGCCTGGTCTCTCTGGCGCCAGGGGAGGTGGTCAGCGTCCAGCTGAGGGTCAAACCCAACGGCTACAGCGAGAAAGAGACCAGTGGTCATTGGAGCGACTGGTCGGTCCCCAAAACTGCCATGGTTCCTCAGAGTGCAG CTGATATCTCATTGTTGTGCCACACTTCTGACCTGCAAAACATCACCTGCCAATGGAATGGGCAGGCCTACAGAGATGATACCTACACCATATACTACAAGTTGGGATCCAG TGAAAGTGAGGGCTGGAGAGAGTGTATGCAGAATGAGAACATCTCCTACCATTGCAGTTTCCATGGAGCAGAGTCCACTGGGATACGGGTCAAACTCAGCGCTGGTCCTGCTACTCCCAGGCGGACCTTCTACACTGAGCCTTTCAGACTCAACAACAGCA TTCAAACAGCCCCCCCTGGGAGGCTGAGGGGACAATGGGAGAAGGgcaggctgtgtctgaaatgggacACACCCTTATTGGCCCTGTCTGTCCACCTGATGTACCAGCACCGCTACCAGCCTCGAGAGGAGACTGTCTGGAAG ctgGTGATCCTGCCGGGCCCAGAGACCAGTACCTGTCTGGACATTCAGACTGGAGTTCAGTACTATATCCAGGTCAGAGCCAGACCCAACGGGTCAGTCTACGCTGGCTACTGGAGCGACTGGTCACCCCGACTCACTGTGGACACGCCTTCAGACATAG GTGCCCTCATCTCCTGCATCCCTCTCATGATGCTCGGTGTATCAGTCGTCTTTATCTCCATGTTCTCTGGGTATCTCAG TAAGCTCAAACAGTATCTGTGGCCACCAGTCccaaaccttgacaaagtactcCACGGCTTCCTGACAGATATCAACGGACAGACTTGG GACCCTCCCTTCAACATCAAGCAGTGTTCAGAGGAGACCCCAGCTTGTGTCGTGGAGATCATGTCTGAGAAGGAGGCTCCAGGCAGAGGGATGCTTCCTTTACTACTCTCCCCAGAGCAAGGCACTTctggtggggaggaggagagcctgcctaccctggtcctggaggtcAGTCCGGACTATGTGACCCTGACCACGGATGACGTCATCCCCCGTCTCGGAGGGAACGAGTACGTGTACGATGGGGAGGTGGGGGCAGAGTCTCAGAGCCTGTGGGTGGGGGGAGAGGAGGTGCTCCAGGTGAGGTGTCACTGCTCCATTACTAGGTCCTCCAGCTTCCCATCATCCACCAGTACCACGGACATCCTCAACCACTCCTACCTACTGCTGGCCGAGCACCCCATTAAGAGACTGGACTATCCAGGGCAGCAGGGCGCCCCCCAGGGCAGCAGGGTCTATGTCAACCTGGAGGACACAAGCTCAGCAAACACAAATGCCTGA